A single Dermacentor variabilis isolate Ectoservices chromosome 9, ASM5094787v1, whole genome shotgun sequence DNA region contains:
- the LOC142557126 gene encoding uncharacterized protein LOC142557126 isoform X2, which yields MSALNSTSEHHVLVPIVSQPVPMKQTPHDTATPDLFSQAARHGGRDVATPQSMTVICETAPITDIEWAMSGSTGVAPATAHGEQSNGDNTNDKQDAKLRISPAVMKPHLCYLCPMMFNAPSHLEDHLRSHTKESPFQCTHCYKRFTVKRNLYRHVRQKHS from the exons ATGTCTGCTTTGAACAGTACATCTGAGCACCATGTCCTTGTACCCATCGTGTCCCAGCCAGTGCCCATGAAGCAAACCCCACACGATACAG CAACTCCCGACCTGTTTAGCCAGGCAGCCCGTCATGGAGGTAGGGATGTTGCGACACCTCAGTCGATGACTGTCATCTGCGAGACAGCTCCTATCACCGACATCGAATGGGCCATGAGTGGCTCAACGGGTGTCGCCCCTGCCACAGCTCATGGTGAGCAGTCAAATGGAGACAACACCAACGACAAGCAAGATGCTAAACTGAGGATTTCTCCAGCCGTAATGAAACCCCATCTCTGCTACCTCTGTCCAATGATGTTTAATGCCCCCTCTCACCTGGAAGACCACCTGAGATCACATACCAAAGAGAGCCCATTCCAGTGCACCCACTGTTACAAGAGGTTTACGGTAAAGAGGAACCTCTACCGGCACGTACGGCAAAAGCACAGTTGA
- the LOC142557126 gene encoding uncharacterized protein LOC142557126 isoform X1, protein MKSKCITFPAAWPSSLIVMSALNSTSEHHVLVPIVSQPVPMKQTPHDTATPDLFSQAARHGGRDVATPQSMTVICETAPITDIEWAMSGSTGVAPATAHGEQSNGDNTNDKQDAKLRISPAVMKPHLCYLCPMMFNAPSHLEDHLRSHTKESPFQCTHCYKRFTVKRNLYRHVRQKHS, encoded by the exons ATGAAGAGCAAATGCATTACTTTCCCCGCAGCATGGCCGTCATCGCTGATTGTCATGTCTGCTTTGAACAGTACATCTGAGCACCATGTCCTTGTACCCATCGTGTCCCAGCCAGTGCCCATGAAGCAAACCCCACACGATACAG CAACTCCCGACCTGTTTAGCCAGGCAGCCCGTCATGGAGGTAGGGATGTTGCGACACCTCAGTCGATGACTGTCATCTGCGAGACAGCTCCTATCACCGACATCGAATGGGCCATGAGTGGCTCAACGGGTGTCGCCCCTGCCACAGCTCATGGTGAGCAGTCAAATGGAGACAACACCAACGACAAGCAAGATGCTAAACTGAGGATTTCTCCAGCCGTAATGAAACCCCATCTCTGCTACCTCTGTCCAATGATGTTTAATGCCCCCTCTCACCTGGAAGACCACCTGAGATCACATACCAAAGAGAGCCCATTCCAGTGCACCCACTGTTACAAGAGGTTTACGGTAAAGAGGAACCTCTACCGGCACGTACGGCAAAAGCACAGTTGA